The following proteins are co-located in the Thermodesulfobacteriota bacterium genome:
- a CDS encoding SDR family NAD(P)-dependent oxidoreductase, with protein sequence MPVLVTGATGFLGSHIARKLARRGEEVRILVRKSSKTVNIDDIDAERVYGDVTDMESVRKAIEGCDTLYHAAGLVSFKQADYRKMEEVNVGGTNNVFTAALEAGVKRAVYTSSVAAIGLRPGKELADENTPFDPKSTDIQYILSKYRAEQEALRFAEKGLPVVLVNPSIVIGAGDVYVSTTGIILWYCKRRLPGYTDGGINLVDAEDVAEGHLLAAEKGRVGEKYILSNRNITIKELFEVLEKVTGIPRPKLKIPYPLAYAGAYIAEKIFGISAPNYVAMDIDSIKGSKHFWYFDNSKAVRELGFEPVPLEVTIERTVNWFREHGYL encoded by the coding sequence ATGCCTGTTCTCGTCACGGGGGCCACGGGATTTTTAGGCTCGCACATCGCAAGGAAGCTCGCCCGAAGGGGCGAGGAGGTGAGGATACTCGTCCGAAAGTCGAGCAAGACCGTCAACATCGACGACATCGACGCCGAGAGGGTATACGGCGACGTTACGGACATGGAATCCGTGAGGAAGGCGATCGAGGGATGCGACACGCTCTACCACGCGGCCGGGCTCGTCTCGTTCAAGCAGGCCGATTACAGGAAAATGGAAGAGGTGAACGTAGGCGGGACGAACAACGTATTCACGGCCGCCCTCGAAGCCGGTGTGAAAAGGGCCGTCTACACTAGCAGTGTCGCGGCGATAGGGCTTAGGCCAGGAAAGGAGCTCGCCGACGAGAACACACCCTTCGACCCGAAAAGCACCGACATCCAGTACATACTGTCAAAATACCGCGCCGAGCAGGAGGCGCTCAGATTCGCCGAAAAAGGCCTCCCGGTGGTCCTCGTCAACCCCTCGATAGTCATAGGGGCGGGCGACGTTTACGTATCGACGACGGGGATAATACTCTGGTACTGCAAGCGGAGGCTCCCGGGATACACGGACGGCGGGATTAATCTCGTGGACGCCGAGGACGTAGCCGAGGGACATCTCCTCGCCGCGGAAAAGGGACGCGTCGGCGAGAAGTACATTCTGAGTAACCGCAACATAACCATCAAGGAGCTCTTCGAGGTGCTGGAGAAGGTGACGGGAATCCCGAGGCCGAAGCTCAAGATTCCCTACCCCCTCGCCTACGCCGGTGCCTACATAGCCGAGAAGATATTCGGCATATCCGCGCCGAATTACGTCGCGATGGACATCGACTCCATAAAGGGCTCGAAGCACTTCTGGTACTTCGATAATTCCAAGGCTGTAAGGGAGCTCGGGTTCGAGCCCGTCCCGCTCGAAGTGACGATAGAGAGGACGGTCAATTGGTTCAGGGAGCACGGGTATCTTTAG
- the dnaB gene encoding replicative DNA helicase: MEMLSRSLPQNIEAEQAVLGAILIESTSINQVMEVLTPDDFYKDAHKIIYGAMIELDRENKPIDLLTLFDHLKNNGNQLEDVGASSYLTYLTELVPATENVTYYAQLVREKAIIRNLVTAATDIAHRGQDGGIDIDEFIDRAEHTILDIAQNKIKPSFYDSRHLASAALDIIETLHARKELVSGVPTGFERLDYMTTGLQPSDLVIVAARPGLGKTSFCLDIASNAALHADRSVGIFSLEMTKEQLMLRLLSMKAVVSYSHIRSGYIKDEELESLVKAADDFSRAKIYIDDTPAITVLEIRAKARRQKRDKGLDLIIVDYLQLMRGSRRSESREREIAEISGSLKALAKELNVPVIAVSQLSRQTESRADRRPQLADLRESGAIEQDADLVMFIHRADAYKRGDEERDGLAELIIAKQRNGPVGTVKLTFLDSSRGVPTFKDRDETYDDEAM, translated from the coding sequence ATGGAGATGCTCAGCCGCTCACTTCCCCAGAATATAGAGGCCGAACAGGCGGTGCTCGGCGCGATACTCATCGAGAGCACTTCCATCAACCAGGTCATGGAGGTGCTGACCCCGGACGACTTCTATAAAGACGCCCACAAAATCATTTACGGCGCCATGATAGAGCTCGACAGGGAGAACAAGCCCATAGACCTCCTCACCCTGTTCGACCACCTTAAAAACAACGGCAACCAGCTCGAAGACGTCGGCGCGAGCAGCTATCTGACGTACCTTACGGAGCTCGTACCCGCGACGGAGAACGTCACTTATTACGCCCAGCTCGTGAGGGAAAAGGCGATAATACGAAATCTCGTCACTGCGGCGACGGACATAGCCCACCGCGGCCAGGACGGCGGCATAGACATAGACGAGTTCATAGACAGGGCCGAGCATACGATACTCGACATTGCTCAGAACAAGATAAAACCGAGCTTTTACGATTCGAGGCACCTCGCCTCGGCGGCGCTCGACATAATAGAGACGCTCCACGCGAGAAAGGAGCTCGTCTCGGGGGTGCCCACGGGGTTCGAGAGGCTCGACTACATGACGACGGGGCTTCAGCCGTCCGACCTCGTCATCGTGGCCGCGAGGCCCGGGCTCGGGAAGACGTCCTTCTGTCTCGACATCGCCTCGAACGCCGCTCTTCACGCGGACAGGTCCGTCGGCATATTCTCTCTCGAAATGACGAAGGAGCAGCTCATGCTGAGGCTGCTCTCGATGAAGGCCGTCGTCAGCTACTCGCACATAAGGAGCGGGTACATAAAGGACGAGGAGCTCGAAAGCCTCGTCAAGGCGGCGGACGACTTCAGCCGCGCGAAGATTTATATCGACGACACGCCCGCCATAACCGTCCTCGAAATAAGGGCCAAGGCGAGGCGCCAGAAACGCGACAAGGGGCTCGACCTCATAATCGTCGATTACCTCCAGCTCATGCGGGGGAGCAGGCGGTCCGAGAGCAGGGAGCGCGAGATAGCCGAGATATCGGGCTCGCTTAAGGCCCTCGCCAAGGAGCTTAACGTCCCCGTGATAGCCGTATCCCAGCTCAGCAGGCAGACGGAATCCCGCGCCGACAGGCGGCCGCAGCTCGCGGACCTCAGAGAAAGCGGCGCTATAGAGCAGGACGCGGACCTCGTCATGTTCATACACAGGGCGGACGCGTACAAGAGGGGCGACGAGGAGAGGGACGGCCTTGCCGAGCTCATCATAGCCAAGCAGCGTAACGGCCCCGTGGGCACGGTGAAGCTCACGTTCCTCGACAGCTCGCGCGGCGTCCCTACATTCAAGGACAGGGACGAGACATACGACGACGAGGCGATGTAG
- a CDS encoding metallophosphoesterase family protein has protein sequence MKYAVISDIHANLEALLSVLAEIDSLRPDAVICLGDIVGYGADPNACADIIKERKIPSVMGNHDAAAAGVTEPWNFNEAAREAVLWTRDELTDENRDFLAGLPDRIETEDFLAVHGAISDPDKYILSYRDAEPEFGLMGDYRLCFFGHTHVPADHESPAGPGRRLVNPGSVGQPRDRDPRAAFLVYDTESGIERRRAEYDIRSAQRKITGSGLDPRLAERLSYGY, from the coding sequence ATGAAATACGCCGTAATATCAGACATACACGCGAACTTGGAAGCGCTCCTCTCCGTTTTGGCGGAGATAGACTCTCTCCGCCCGGACGCCGTAATATGCCTGGGCGACATAGTCGGTTACGGGGCCGACCCGAACGCATGCGCCGATATAATAAAGGAGAGGAAAATCCCGTCCGTCATGGGGAACCACGACGCCGCGGCGGCGGGCGTGACGGAGCCCTGGAATTTCAACGAGGCGGCGAGAGAGGCCGTCCTCTGGACGAGGGACGAGCTCACGGACGAGAACAGGGATTTTCTCGCCGGGCTCCCGGACAGGATAGAGACGGAGGATTTTCTGGCCGTGCACGGCGCTATATCCGATCCGGACAAATACATACTCTCCTACCGGGACGCCGAGCCCGAGTTCGGCCTCATGGGCGATTACAGGCTCTGCTTTTTCGGGCACACGCACGTCCCGGCGGACCACGAATCCCCCGCCGGGCCGGGGAGGCGGCTCGTAAACCCCGGGAGCGTCGGACAGCCGCGCGACAGGGACCCCCGCGCCGCGTTTCTGGTCTACGATACCGAATCCGGTATCGAGCGCAGGCGCGCCGAATACGACATACGCTCGGCCCAGAGGAAAATAACCGGAAGCGGGCTCGACCCGCGGCTCGCCGAGAGGCTGTCTTACGGTTATTGA
- a CDS encoding glycerate kinase — MDFKQTREHALEMYKEAVEAANPKKCVLDHVRLMGSTLMVDSAKYDLDEHESIYVIAFGKAASSMAEAIEEVLGDRLTGGLVVSNTQPENPYNKLGFYLSSHPIPDERSVNAAKEVVAILETAGEKDLVIFLISGGGSALLALPVPGISIEDKEKATVTLLRSGVDKYGLNAVRKHISQIKGGGLLKKALPARVITLLLSNAVSDRLDAIASGPTVPDPTTFEDAWRVIEALGIEHKLPPHVVVHLEEGRQGNVPETLKEGEIDPEKVQTLIVGSNFKSLKAVQKKAEELGYNTLLLSSQIRGEAREVAKVVAAIALDVERFDIPAARPACIIFGGETTVTVHSSTAVGMGGRSTETALSFAMEIIGHDITGLFCDTDGIDGPIDAAGAVCDGQSRLTARAMNVSAREHLAQNDSYDFFDKLGDLIFTGPTGTNVMDIGIVIIG, encoded by the coding sequence ATGGATTTCAAACAGACAAGAGAGCACGCTCTCGAAATGTATAAAGAGGCCGTCGAAGCGGCCAACCCGAAGAAATGTGTACTCGACCACGTGAGGCTCATGGGCTCGACGCTCATGGTCGATTCGGCAAAGTACGACCTCGACGAGCACGAATCCATATACGTCATCGCGTTCGGCAAGGCCGCGAGCTCGATGGCCGAGGCGATCGAGGAAGTCCTCGGCGACAGGCTCACGGGCGGTCTCGTCGTTTCGAATACGCAGCCCGAAAACCCTTACAACAAGCTGGGATTCTACCTTTCGAGCCATCCGATACCGGACGAAAGGAGCGTGAACGCCGCGAAGGAAGTCGTCGCGATCCTGGAAACCGCGGGCGAGAAGGACCTCGTCATATTCCTCATATCCGGCGGAGGGAGCGCGCTCCTGGCCCTGCCCGTCCCGGGGATATCCATCGAAGACAAGGAAAAGGCGACGGTAACGCTACTCAGGTCGGGCGTCGACAAGTACGGCTTAAACGCCGTAAGGAAGCACATCTCCCAGATTAAAGGCGGGGGACTCCTTAAAAAGGCGCTCCCGGCGAGGGTGATAACCCTCCTCCTTTCGAACGCGGTAAGCGACAGGCTGGACGCCATAGCATCGGGGCCGACGGTGCCCGACCCGACGACGTTCGAAGACGCCTGGCGCGTAATCGAGGCCCTCGGCATCGAGCACAAGCTGCCGCCGCACGTCGTCGTCCACCTCGAAGAAGGCCGCCAGGGGAACGTCCCCGAGACGCTGAAGGAAGGCGAGATAGACCCCGAAAAGGTCCAGACGCTCATCGTCGGCAGCAACTTCAAATCCTTAAAGGCAGTCCAGAAAAAGGCCGAAGAGCTCGGATACAATACCCTCCTCCTCTCCTCGCAGATAAGAGGCGAAGCGAGGGAGGTGGCCAAGGTAGTCGCGGCCATAGCGCTCGACGTCGAGAGGTTCGACATCCCTGCGGCAAGGCCCGCCTGCATCATATTCGGCGGCGAAACGACTGTCACGGTCCACAGCTCCACTGCAGTCGGAATGGGCGGCAGGAGCACCGAGACGGCGCTCTCGTTCGCCATGGAGATAATCGGACACGACATCACGGGGCTATTCTGCGACACCGACGGCATCGACGGCCCGATAGACGCCGCCGGCGCGGTATGCGACGGGCAAAGCAGGCTCACGGCAAGGGCGATGAACGTGAGCGCGCGCGAGCACCTCGCCCAGAACGACTCCTACGACTTCTTCGACAAGCTCGGCGACCTCATCTTCACCGGCCCCACGGGCACCAACGTGATGGATATAGGGATTGTCATTATAGGATAA
- the nuoE gene encoding NADH-quinone oxidoreductase subunit NuoE: protein MTFPEQLRARLDAIISSSETKQSALIPVLREIQNEYGHLSNESMEKTAEMLDLPPSSVQNVATFYTMFFRQPVGKHVIWLCRTLACALRGAEQMEHHVCERLGVKFGETTADGKITLMEAECLASCGTAPVMLVDDTLEENLTRERVDKLLDELGKD, encoded by the coding sequence ATGACTTTCCCAGAGCAGCTGAGAGCGAGACTCGACGCCATAATATCTTCTTCCGAAACCAAGCAATCGGCCCTCATACCCGTCCTGCGAGAGATTCAGAACGAGTACGGTCATCTCTCCAACGAATCGATGGAGAAGACGGCCGAGATGCTGGACCTTCCCCCTTCGAGCGTCCAGAACGTGGCGACTTTCTACACCATGTTCTTCAGGCAGCCCGTAGGAAAGCACGTCATATGGCTGTGCCGAACCCTCGCCTGTGCCCTCCGGGGGGCGGAGCAGATGGAGCACCACGTGTGCGAGCGGCTGGGGGTGAAGTTCGGCGAAACCACGGCGGACGGCAAGATAACGCTCATGGAAGCGGAATGCCTCGCGTCGTGCGGCACCGCCCCCGTGATGCTCGTCGACGACACGCTCGAAGAGAATCTCACGCGGGAAAGGGTGGACAAACTCCTGGACGAGCTCGGAAAAGACTGA
- a CDS encoding TerB family tellurite resistance protein, which produces MLSVFRRLFEGGGGADGRAESGPGDRVKTATCVILLEAATADETLSEEERAKIVDVLKERFSMTDREAGELIAGSVAERKDATDLWHFTSIINRSLGNDEKYEIMELVWEVIYSDGTLDRFENYVARKLLNMLNIDHSKFIELKLRAKSRAGAE; this is translated from the coding sequence ATGCTGAGCGTATTCAGAAGACTATTCGAAGGCGGCGGAGGGGCGGACGGCCGGGCCGAATCCGGCCCCGGCGACAGGGTCAAGACAGCCACCTGCGTGATACTTTTGGAGGCCGCGACAGCGGACGAGACCCTTTCCGAAGAGGAGAGGGCGAAGATCGTGGACGTTCTTAAGGAGAGGTTCTCCATGACGGACCGGGAGGCCGGCGAGCTTATTGCGGGCTCGGTCGCCGAAAGGAAGGACGCGACGGACCTCTGGCACTTCACCAGCATCATAAACCGGAGCCTCGGGAACGACGAGAAGTACGAGATAATGGAGCTCGTCTGGGAGGTGATCTACTCCGACGGGACGCTCGACAGGTTCGAGAATTACGTCGCCCGTAAGCTCCTCAACATGCTCAACATCGACCATTCGAAGTTCATCGAATTAAAGCTCAGGGCCAAAAGCCGGGCGGGGGCGGAGTGA
- a CDS encoding acetyl-CoA C-acyltransferase — translation MSQPDNRKRVAIISGLRTPFARSGTIYRDLTPLDLGKIAVTELVNRTEIDPADVGALVFGNVMPSVRTPNIARDVALGSGIPDRVPAFTVSSSCASSMQAITNAVDGILSGAADAVIAGGAECASEGSYLFSSARRPAGLEPAKGKNLIDKVSPLFRMGASGHGPVLAVMPERYAGLTTGEAAEKTASDYKISRAEQDGFALRSHTFAARAEDEGIFEDEIIHTFIPPHFKEAIRKDNSIDGNASMDALGGLPPLFDREFGTVTAGNSAPIADGAAAVLLMSEERARALGYRPLAYIRSYAYSASNPDSELLMSSVYAIVKALDRAGITLGDVDLVEMHEAFSAQVISSVKALSSKSFAREKLGRSQAVGEIDMERFNVSGGSIALGHALGATGARLVTTLVYRMTRRKGQFGLVALPAAGGLGVSIVLEKE, via the coding sequence GTGAGCCAACCCGATAACCGAAAGCGCGTCGCCATCATATCCGGCCTTAGGACGCCTTTTGCCAGATCGGGGACGATCTACAGGGACCTTACCCCTCTCGACCTCGGCAAGATAGCTGTGACCGAGCTCGTCAACCGGACGGAGATAGACCCGGCCGACGTGGGCGCGCTCGTCTTCGGCAACGTTATGCCGTCGGTCAGGACACCCAACATCGCGAGGGACGTCGCCCTCGGCTCCGGGATACCGGACCGCGTGCCGGCGTTTACGGTTTCGAGCTCCTGCGCGTCTTCGATGCAGGCGATCACGAACGCCGTGGACGGCATACTCTCCGGCGCGGCGGACGCCGTCATAGCGGGCGGGGCGGAATGCGCTTCCGAAGGCTCGTACCTCTTTTCGTCCGCGAGAAGGCCCGCCGGGCTCGAGCCGGCGAAGGGGAAGAACCTGATAGACAAGGTGAGTCCCCTCTTCAGGATGGGCGCTTCGGGGCACGGCCCCGTGCTCGCCGTCATGCCCGAGAGGTACGCCGGGCTGACGACGGGAGAGGCAGCCGAAAAGACGGCGAGCGACTACAAGATAAGCCGCGCCGAGCAGGACGGCTTTGCGCTCAGGAGCCACACGTTCGCCGCCCGCGCGGAAGACGAAGGCATTTTCGAGGACGAGATAATACACACCTTCATACCGCCGCATTTTAAAGAAGCGATAAGAAAAGACAATTCGATAGACGGGAACGCGAGCATGGACGCGCTCGGCGGTCTCCCGCCCCTTTTCGACAGGGAGTTCGGCACGGTCACGGCCGGTAACTCAGCCCCGATCGCCGACGGCGCGGCGGCCGTGCTGCTAATGAGCGAGGAAAGGGCCAGGGCACTCGGCTACAGGCCGCTCGCGTACATAAGGTCCTATGCGTACTCGGCCTCGAACCCCGACTCCGAGCTCCTGATGAGCTCCGTCTACGCCATCGTAAAGGCGCTCGACAGGGCCGGCATAACGCTCGGCGACGTGGATCTCGTCGAGATGCACGAGGCCTTTTCCGCCCAGGTGATATCGAGCGTAAAGGCGCTTTCGTCGAAGAGCTTCGCCAGGGAAAAGCTCGGCCGTTCGCAAGCCGTGGGCGAAATCGACATGGAGCGGTTCAACGTTTCGGGCGGCTCCATCGCCCTGGGACACGCGCTCGGGGCAACGGGGGCGAGGCTCGTCACGACCCTCGTCTACAGGATGACCAGGAGGAAGGGGCAGTTCGGGCTCGTCGCTCTCCCCGCCGCGGGCGGGCTCGGGGTTTCGATTGTCCTGGAGAAGGAATGA
- a CDS encoding enoyl-CoA hydratase-related protein, with the protein MTTKEREQKTGSLSSTVDGDGIATLVVHTPGSVVNRLRHEDYLAMEELLDKIDKDLDMIESDDEIRAVVIASDKDWSFISGADAGEYLEFTLADEGRSYSLKAQEISERIEASRAPFVAAVNGACLGVGLELIIACKYRIGSNGRGVELGLNQIENGLIPCAGGMPRLARLVGTKETLDMILTGEPLDAEYARQAGLLDEIVPPELLRETARKRALELSAKELKPRRFRFGGVANALLKENPVSRKMSFDKAKKDIRENGGLHLTASRMAVEALEIGVASFNRGLHVESVYFGELAVTSYAKQLIRTAVAIDEVRNDGRFSKTAGKAAKKPSKIAVAGGEPFGPGIACLAAESGIRVRLKARDDASVGKSLRECYDYFMGKASGREEDSIHAERKLDLISAAADYSGFRRADIVIESAGEDPEVKRRILKDVEALSGGDFVYVSNSYAVPVSSISGGSKNPGKVIGMRMSGSVSDSDLIEISIGEGTSPETVSETFELVKLLGRTPLVVRDKAGSYLTRVELAYFAEALQLLGEGVGAQDIEDAMVQFGFPEGPLSAMDDVGLDVVKQGAVAIYGHSPEYAKPRAMLDQMVSEGKTGVRSSAGFYRYHRDEKRLDRSVSRLLSLHEDDTDGISQEYIQDRLVLALVNEAMSCLEEEVIESARDGDVGAVLGLGFPAYRGGPFRYVDTVGTGDVLKKLHNLSVRYGTRYTPPVSLKNTAVGGGRFYED; encoded by the coding sequence ATGACGACTAAAGAACGCGAGCAGAAAACGGGGAGCCTTTCCTCCACCGTCGACGGCGACGGGATAGCGACGCTCGTCGTCCACACCCCCGGAAGCGTCGTCAACAGGCTACGGCACGAGGACTATCTCGCCATGGAAGAGCTCCTGGACAAGATAGACAAAGACCTCGACATGATCGAAAGCGACGACGAGATAAGGGCCGTCGTGATAGCGAGCGACAAGGACTGGAGCTTCATCAGCGGGGCCGACGCGGGCGAGTATCTCGAATTCACACTCGCGGACGAAGGACGGTCGTACAGCCTTAAGGCGCAGGAGATATCCGAGAGGATAGAGGCTTCGAGGGCCCCGTTCGTGGCGGCCGTCAACGGGGCCTGCCTCGGCGTCGGGCTCGAGCTGATAATAGCCTGCAAGTACAGGATCGGTTCCAACGGTAGGGGAGTCGAGCTCGGGCTGAATCAAATTGAAAACGGTCTCATACCCTGCGCGGGCGGCATGCCGAGGCTGGCGAGGCTCGTCGGCACTAAGGAGACACTCGACATGATATTGACGGGCGAGCCGCTCGACGCCGAATACGCGCGGCAGGCCGGTCTCCTCGACGAAATCGTGCCTCCAGAGCTCCTCCGCGAAACCGCCCGGAAGCGGGCGCTCGAGCTCTCGGCAAAGGAGCTCAAGCCCCGGAGGTTCAGGTTCGGCGGGGTGGCGAATGCGCTCTTAAAGGAAAACCCCGTGTCGAGGAAGATGTCCTTCGACAAGGCTAAAAAAGATATAAGAGAGAACGGCGGCCTCCACCTGACGGCGTCGAGGATGGCCGTCGAGGCGCTCGAAATAGGGGTCGCGAGCTTTAACCGGGGGCTCCACGTCGAGTCAGTCTACTTCGGCGAGCTCGCGGTGACGAGCTACGCGAAGCAGCTCATAAGGACGGCCGTCGCGATAGACGAGGTGAGGAACGACGGCAGGTTCTCGAAGACGGCGGGCAAGGCCGCGAAGAAGCCCTCCAAGATAGCCGTCGCGGGCGGCGAGCCGTTCGGCCCCGGTATAGCGTGCCTCGCGGCCGAAAGCGGCATACGCGTCAGGCTGAAGGCCAGGGACGACGCCAGCGTCGGCAAGAGCCTCAGGGAATGTTACGACTACTTCATGGGCAAGGCGTCCGGCCGCGAAGAGGATTCCATACACGCCGAGAGAAAGCTCGACCTCATAAGCGCCGCCGCGGATTATTCAGGCTTCAGGCGGGCCGACATCGTCATCGAATCGGCGGGGGAAGATCCGGAGGTGAAGCGGCGGATATTGAAGGACGTGGAAGCCCTTTCTGGCGGCGATTTCGTCTACGTTTCGAATTCCTACGCCGTTCCTGTATCGAGTATATCGGGCGGCTCGAAGAACCCCGGGAAGGTGATAGGGATGCGCATGTCGGGGTCCGTCAGCGATTCCGACCTCATAGAGATTTCGATAGGGGAGGGCACGTCCCCCGAAACGGTCTCCGAGACGTTCGAGCTCGTAAAGCTCCTCGGGAGGACGCCACTCGTCGTAAGGGACAAGGCGGGCTCCTACCTCACCCGCGTCGAGCTCGCCTACTTCGCCGAGGCGCTTCAGCTCCTGGGCGAGGGCGTGGGCGCGCAGGACATCGAGGACGCGATGGTGCAGTTCGGGTTCCCCGAGGGGCCGCTTTCGGCCATGGACGACGTCGGGCTCGACGTCGTGAAGCAGGGGGCAGTCGCGATATACGGCCATTCGCCTGAATACGCGAAGCCCCGGGCCATGCTGGACCAGATGGTCTCCGAGGGGAAGACGGGGGTAAGGAGCAGCGCGGGATTTTACAGGTACCACCGCGACGAGAAGAGGCTCGACAGGTCGGTGAGCAGGCTGCTGTCGCTCCACGAGGACGACACGGACGGCATATCGCAGGAATACATACAGGACAGGCTCGTCCTTGCGCTCGTGAACGAGGCGATGAGCTGCCTCGAGGAAGAGGTGATCGAGAGCGCCAGGGACGGGGACGTCGGCGCCGTGCTCGGGCTCGGCTTTCCCGCGTACAGGGGCGGGCCTTTCAGGTACGTCGATACTGTCGGCACGGGAGACGTTTTAAAGAAGCTCCACAACCTGAGCGTAAGGTACGGAACGCGCTATACGCCGCCCGTCTCGCTCAAGAACACCGCCGTCGGCGGGGGAAGGTTCTACGAGGACTGA
- a CDS encoding vitamin K epoxide reductase family protein, which produces MSQKRTEKKNYNLLAITILSAIGILLSLYLTYVDAGGGHAAFCTAGTDCDVVRQSAFAKMLGIPVAAYGVAAYGAILAVSLLSMARKKRWLILFVLSLAGFVFTLYLTYLELFVINAICMYCVVSAFIITAIFILTLVLKKTEHPKMNGLRALGLGLVVAGVVFFGAAVMQGEHLRDSAGAAASDPYQTGLAKHLGKTGAVMYGSFKCTHCMEQKKLFGDAFKYVTYVECHPQGPDANPSLCFARGIQNYPTWEINGAYYQGTMSLERLAQISGYQPEN; this is translated from the coding sequence ATGAGCCAAAAGAGAACCGAAAAGAAGAACTATAATCTGCTTGCCATCACGATACTCTCCGCCATCGGCATACTGCTGTCCCTGTATCTTACATACGTCGACGCGGGCGGCGGGCACGCCGCGTTCTGCACGGCGGGCACGGACTGCGACGTCGTAAGGCAGAGCGCCTTCGCCAAAATGCTCGGTATCCCCGTGGCGGCGTACGGTGTGGCCGCGTACGGCGCGATATTAGCGGTATCTCTCCTATCGATGGCCCGTAAAAAGAGATGGCTGATACTGTTCGTGCTCTCGCTCGCGGGATTCGTGTTCACGCTCTATCTCACGTACCTTGAGCTCTTCGTCATAAACGCTATATGCATGTACTGCGTCGTTTCGGCCTTTATAATCACCGCCATTTTTATTCTCACCCTCGTCCTGAAAAAGACCGAGCACCCCAAAATGAACGGGCTTCGCGCCCTCGGGCTCGGCCTCGTCGTTGCGGGCGTCGTGTTCTTCGGCGCGGCCGTGATGCAGGGTGAGCACCTCCGCGATTCGGCTGGCGCGGCCGCGTCGGACCCGTACCAGACGGGGCTCGCGAAGCATCTCGGCAAGACGGGCGCGGTGATGTACGGCTCGTTCAAATGCACCCACTGCATGGAGCAGAAAAAGCTCTTCGGCGACGCGTTCAAATACGTGACTTACGTCGAGTGCCACCCGCAGGGGCCGGACGCGAACCCTTCCCTCTGCTTCGCACGCGGCATCCAGAACTACCCGACCTGGGAGATAAACGGGGCCTACTACCAGGGCACGATGAGTCTCGAAAGGCTCGCCCAGATATCGGGCTACCAGCCCGAAAACTGA